A DNA window from Phoenix dactylifera cultivar Barhee BC4 chromosome 13, palm_55x_up_171113_PBpolish2nd_filt_p, whole genome shotgun sequence contains the following coding sequences:
- the LOC103720412 gene encoding CBL-interacting protein kinase 18-like, whose protein sequence is MATENKGSVLMQRYEVGRLLGKGSFAKVYYARNIGTSQSVAIKVIDKQKVLKVGLIDQIKREISVMRLVRHPNVVQLYEVMATKSKIYFVLEYVKGGELFNKVSKGKLKEDVARKYFQQLISAVDFCHSRGVYHRDLKPENLLLDDNGSLKVSDFGLSALAESKRQDGLLHTTCGTPAYVAPEVIRRKGYDGAKADIWSSGVILFVLLAGSLPFHDPNLMEMYRKIGKAEFKCPIWFPSDVRRLLLRVLNPNPSTRISIAKIMENPWFRKGLDDRLLESDAETKEIVPVDVNAVFNPSDGNMVEGKQEMGKLGNLNAFDIISLSAGFDLSGLFEETDHRREARFISSQPASTIFVKLENTAKRLRLKVKKKDSGVLKMEGSTAGRKGVLAIDAEIFEVTPLFHLVEIKKTNGDTLEYQKMLKQGIRPALKDIVWAWQGEQQQQPLP, encoded by the coding sequence ATGGCAACTGAAAATAAAGGGAGTGTTTTGATGCAAAGGTACGAGGTTGGCAGATTGCTAGGGAAAGGCAGCTTTGCCAAGGTATACTATGCTAGGAATATTGGGACTTCCCAGAGTGTAGCTATAAAGGTTATTGACAAGCAGAAGGTCTTGAAGGTTGGACTTATAGACCAGATAAAACGAGAGATCTCAGTGATGAGATTGGTGAGGCACCCAAATGTTGTGCAGCTTTATGAGGTCATGGCTACCAAATCTAAGATATACTTTGTGCTGGAATATGTCAAAGGTGGCGAACTATTTAACAAGGTGTCCAAAGGCAAGCTCAAAGAAGATGTTGCACGGAAATATTTTCAACAACTGATCAGCGCTGTTGATTTCTGCCACAGCAGAGGTGTTTACCACCGTGATCTGAAACCTGAAAACCTTCTCCTTGATGATAATGGAAGTTTAAAGGTCTCAGATTTTGGTTTGAGTGCTCTTGCTGAGTCTAAGAGGCAGGATGGTTTGCTTCACACAACTTGTGGTACTCCTGCATATGTGGCTCCTGAGGTGATCAGAAGAAAGGGATATGATGGTGCCAAAGCTGATATCTGGTCTTCTGGGGTGATCTTGTTTGTGCTTCTGGCTGGATCTCTCCCTTTCCATGACCCAAATCTCATGGAGATGTACAGAAAAATTGGAAAAGCAGAGTTTAAATGCCCCATTTGGTTCCCTTCAGATGTTCGAAGGCTACTATTAAGGGTTCTCAATCCAAACCCAAGTACAAGGATCTCAATTGCAAAGATTATGGAAAATCCTTGGTTTAGAAAGGGACTTGATGACAGGCTATTGGAAAGTGATGCAGAAACAAAAGAAATTGTCCCTGTTGATGTTAATGCAGTTTTTAATCCCTCTGATGGAAACATGGTTGAGGGCAAGCAGGAGATGGGGAAACTCGGTAACTTGAATGCTTTTGATATCATCTCTCTTTCAGCAGGATTTGATCTTTCAGGTTTGTTTGAGGAGACTGACCACCGGAGAGAGGCAAGGTTCATCTCCAGTCAGCCAGCTTCCACTATTTTCGTGAAACTGGAGAATACAGCCAAGCGCTTGAGGttgaaagtaaagaagaaggataGCGGGGTGTTGAAAATGGAAGGATCAACGGCAGGAAGGAAGGGGGTCTTGGCCATTGATGCTGAAATCTTTGAGGTCACTCCTTTATTTCATTTGGTGGAGATAAAGAAGACAAATGGGGATACCTTGGAGTACCAGAAGATGTTGAAACAAGGCATAAGGCCGGCCCTCAAGGACATTGTTTGGGCATGGCAAGgtgagcagcagcagcaaccgCTGCCCTAG